The Kitasatospora sp. NBC_00374 genome has a segment encoding these proteins:
- a CDS encoding MarR family winged helix-turn-helix transcriptional regulator: MEMPVTERLGLYIKRVEQELMAAKHAALRPLGLTVPQYAALYTLDDQPGLSAAALARACLVTPQTIATVLANLEAKGLITRQPHPWHRKVAEVRLTDDGRLLLAEADAKAVAIERRIADGFSPEERALLIDLLARASSRLTLAP, from the coding sequence ATGGAGATGCCGGTCACGGAACGCCTCGGGCTGTACATCAAGCGGGTGGAGCAGGAGCTGATGGCGGCCAAGCACGCCGCACTCCGGCCGCTCGGGCTGACGGTTCCGCAGTACGCCGCGCTGTACACGCTCGACGACCAGCCCGGGCTCTCCGCCGCCGCGCTCGCCCGCGCCTGCCTGGTCACCCCGCAGACCATCGCCACCGTGCTCGCCAACCTGGAGGCGAAGGGGCTGATCACCCGCCAGCCGCATCCCTGGCATCGCAAGGTGGCCGAGGTACGCCTCACCGACGACGGACGCCTACTGCTCGCGGAGGCCGACGCGAAGGCCGTCGCCATCGAGCGACGGATCGCCGACGGCTTCAGCCCCGAGGAACGCGCTCTGCTGATCGACCTGCTGGCCCGCGC